The following coding sequences lie in one Acipenser ruthenus chromosome 47, fAciRut3.2 maternal haplotype, whole genome shotgun sequence genomic window:
- the LOC117401416 gene encoding AP-3 complex subunit delta-1 isoform X2: protein MALKMVKGSIDRMFDKNLQDLVRGIRNHKEDEAKFISACIDEIKHELKQDNIAVKANAVCKLTYLQMLGYDVSWAAFNIIEVMSSSKFTFKRIGYLAASQCFHEGTDVIMLTTNQIRKDLSSPNQYDTGVALTGLSCFVTPDLARDLANDIMTLMSHTKPYIRKKAVLIMYKVFLKYPESLRPAFPRLKEKLEDPDPGVQSAAVNVICELARRNPKNYLSLAPLFFKLMTSSTNNWVLIKIIKLFGALTPLEPRLGKKLIEPLTNLIHSTSAMSLLYECVNTVIAVLISLSSGMPNHSASIQLCVQKLRILIEDSDQNLKYLGLLAMSKILKTHPKSVQSHKDLILQCLDDKDESIRLRALDLLYGMVSKKNLMEIVKKLMIHVDKAEGTTYRDELLTKIIDICSQSNYQYITNFEWYISILVELTRLEGTRHGHLIASQMLDVAIRVKAIRSFAVSQMAMLLDNAHLLAGNTQRNGICEVLYAAAWICGEFSEHLEEPMQTLEAMLRPKVTTLPGHIQAVYVQNAVKLFATVLARQEGAGDRQAAQETTELLIEKLPQFVQSSDLEVQERASCILQLIKYIQKLQAKEVSVSEEVSALFSGELNPVAPKAQKKVPIPDGLDLDSWINKPLREIESEDEKPRAIFHEEEPQHSRPRLPEIDEKELAKRREVRKQEQASNPFYIKSSPSPQKCYQETANVDHIPVVQIDLTVPLKVPGMPMSDQYVKLEEDRRQKQKQDKKKDKKKKKEKEKKRGKGRRLDSAHTESEEDIAPAQSVDIMTEEMPENALPSDEDDKDPNDPYRALDIDLDKPLVDSDKLPVRTHRPTEMLKSPDPVAGVEEQGEKKSSKKIKKDKEKKDKERKKSKEEKKRKKHRKSASGKEVEEEGQVEKLAPPAAESESTAPPAAPPTEDSDLDFWLSSAPVPSQSQPELVDPAPSSEPEEPKDEEEREKSSKHKKKKHRKEKEEKSKKKKKHQDEGAAESVQNGTLEEEEEPLPPMSNYSLLAENSDIKMLIKEQGPVPGKVCDIQGNLQDGSQVVVSVIFENKGSSFLKSMEFNVMDSLNTKLVRPEGASVHDGIAVPFQLPPGVSNEARFVFTVQSIIMPQKLKGTLTFIVKTEDGSSHEKLDFKLLFTCTSYLITTPCYSDAFAKLLESGELKMNSLKLEGITMPFHHLLAKICFHHHFSVVERIDSCSSMYSRSIQGHHVCLLVKTGDKSVSIDAKCDESTLLSNVLDEIKLTFAGTC from the exons ATGGCTCTGAAAATGGTAAAAGGCAGCATCGACCGCATGTTTGACAAAAACCTCCAGGATCTGGTACGTGGCATCAGGAATCACAAGGAGGACGAG GCCAAGTTCATCTCAGCATGCATCGACGAGATCAAGCACGAGCTGAAGCAGGACAACATCGCGGTGAAGGCCAATGCTGTGTGCAAGCTGACCTAC TTGCAGATGCTGGGGTACGATGTCAGCTGGGCGGCTTTCAACATCATCGAAGTGATGAGCTCCTCCAAGTTCACCTTCAAG cggATAGGTTACCTGGCTGCCTCTCAGTGCTTCCACGAGGGGACTGATGTCATCATGCTGACAACCAATCAGATTCGCAAG GACCTCAGCAGCCCCAATCAGTACGACACGGGCGTGGCGCTGACTGGGCTCTCCTGCTTCGTGACCCCGGACCTTGCCAGGGACCTGGCCAATGACATAATGACGCTG ATGTCACACACAAAGCCCTACATCCGCAAGAAGGCAGTGCTGATCATGTACAAGGTGTTCCTGAAGTATCCCGAGTCTCTGCGCCCCGCTTTCCCCCGGCTCAAAGAGAAACTGGAGGACCCCGACCCAG GGGTACAGTCAGCTGCTGTGAACGTTATCTGTGAGCTCGCCAGACGCAACCCCAAAAACTACCTGTCCCTCGCCCCACTCTTCTTCAAACTGATGACCTCCTCCACCAACAACTGGGTCCTTATCAAGATCATCAAGCTG tttGGAGCCCTCACTCCACTTGAACCCAGACTGGGAAAGAAACTAATTGAGCCTCTAACAAACCTCATACACAG CACCTCAGCCATGTCCCTCCTGTATGAGTGTGTGAACACGGTCATTGCAG TTTTAATATCCCTGTCTTCCGGAATGCCCAATCACAGCGCCAGCATCCAG CTGTGTGTCCAGAAACTGAGAATCCTGATTGAAGACTCTGATCAGAACC TGAAGTACCTCGGGCTCCTGGCCATGTCGAAGATCCTGAAGACTCACCCCAAGTCTGTGCAGTCCCACAAGGACCTCATTCTGCAGTGTCTCGATGACAAGGACGAGTCCATCCGGCTACGAGCCCTCGACCTACTCTACGGCATG GTGTCCAAGAAGAACCTGATGGAGATAGTGAAGAAGCTGATGATCCACGTGGACAAGGCAGAGGGGACGACCTACCGAGATGAGCTGCTCACCAAGATCATCGACATCTGCAGCCAGTCCAACTACCAGTACATCACCAACTTCGAGTG gtataTCAGTATCCTGGTGGAGCTCACTCGTTTGGAGGGGACTCGGCACGGTCACCTCATTGCCTCTCAGATGCTGGACGTTGCGATCCGAGTGAAGGCTATCCGCTCCTTCGCAGTGTCCCAGATGGCCATGCTGCTGGACAACGCACACCTGCTGGCCGGGAACACGCAGCGCAACGGGATCTGTGAGGTCCTGTACGCGGCGGCCTGGATCTGCGGGGAGTTCTCAGA aCACCTGGAGGAGCCCATGCAGACCCTGGAGGCCATGCTGCGGCCCAAGGTGACCACCCTGCCGGGGCACATCCAGGCTGTGTACGTGCAGAACGCCGTCAAGCTGTTCGCCACTGTGCTGGCTCGCCAGGAGGGGGCAGGAGATAGGCAGGCCGCGCAGGAGACCACAGAGCTGCTCATTGAGAAACTGCCACAGTTCGTACAGAGCTCAGACCTGGAGGTGCAGGAGAGG GCATCCTGCATCCTGCAGCTCATCAAGTACATCCAGAAGCTGCAGGCGAAGGAGGTGAGCGTGTCCGAGGAGGTGAGCGCGCTCTTCTCTGGGGAGCTCAACCCCGTGGCCCCCAAAGCGCAGAAGAAGGTGCCCATCCCAGACGG GCTGGATCTGGACTCGTGGATCAATAAGCCCCTCCGTGAGATCGAATCCGAGGACGAGAAACCCAGAGCCATCTTCCACGAGGAGGAGCCACAGCACAGCCGACCCAGACTGCCTGAGATAGACGAGAAGGAGCTGGCCAAG CGCCGTGAAGTCCGGAAGCAGGAGCAGGCCAGCAACCCGTTCTACATCAAGAGCTCCCCGTCCCCGCAGAAG TGCTATCAGGAGACGGCCAATGTTGATCACATCCCTGTTGTGCAGATTGACCTCACGGTGCCCTTGAAAGTGCCAG GCATGCCCATGTCAGACCAGTACGTGAAGCTGGAGGAGGATAGACGGCAGAAGCAGAAACAGGACAAGAAGAaagacaagaagaagaagaaagagaaagagaagaagcGAGGGAAGGGGCGGCGCCTGGACTCTGCGCACACAGAGAGCGAGGAGGACATCGCGCCGGCACAGAGTGTGGACATCATGACGGAGGAGATGCCTGAG AACGCACTGCCGAGCGACGAGGACGATAAAGACCCCAACGACCCCTACAGGGCCCTGGATATCGATCTGGACAA GCCCCTGGTGGACAGTGACAAGCTCCCAGTGCGGACCCACAGGCCTACGGAGATGCTGAAATCCCCCGACCCCGTGGCGGGAGTGGAGGAGCAGGGCGAGAAGAAGAGCAGCAAGAAAATCAAGAAGGACAAGGAGAAGAAGGACAAGGAGAGGAAG AAAAGCAAAGAGGAGAAGAAGAGAAAGAAGCACAGGAAGTCTGCTTCGGGGAAGGAAGTGGAAGAGGAGGGACAAGTTGAAAAGCTCGCCCCTCCAGCAGCGGAAAGCGAGAGCACAGCCCCGCCCGCAGCCCCACCCACGGAG GACTCTGATTTGGATTTCTGGCTTTCCAGCGCTCCAGTGCCCTCTCAGTCCCAG CCCGAGCTAGTAGATCCTGCCCCCTCGTCCGAGCCAGAGGAGCCCAAAGacgaggaggagagggag AAATCTTCGAAACACAAGAAGAAGAAACAcaggaaggagaaggaggagaaatcgaagaagaagaagaagcaccAGGATGAGGGCGCGGCCGAGTCTGTGCAGAACGGGAcgctggaggaagaggaggagcccctgccg ccTATGTCCAACTACAGCCTTCTTGCTGAGAACTCGGACATTAAAATG ttGATAAAGGAACAAGGACCGGTACCTGGAAAG gtgtgtgatATCCAGGGGAACCTGCAGGACGGCAGTCAGGTGGTGGTGTCGGTCATCTTCGAGAACAAGGGCAGCAGCTTCCTCAAGTCCATGGAGTTCAACGTGATGGACTCTCTCAACACCAAGCTGGTGCGGCCCGAAGGAGCCAGTGTGCATGACGGCATTGCTGTGCCCTTCCAACTGCCCCCGG GCGTCTCGAACGAGGCCCGGTTTGTGTTCACCGTCCAGAGCATCATCATGCCTCAGAAACTGAAAGGAACCCTGACCTTCATCGTGAAG acagAAGACGGATCATCTCATGAAAAACTTGATTtcaaactgctgttcacatgcaCGTCGTACCTGATCACAACGCCCTGTTACAG cgATGCTTTTGCTAAGTTGTTGGAGTCTGGTGAGCTGAAGATGAACTCTTTGAAACTGGAAGGAATAACCATGCCCTTCCACCACCTGCTTGCAAAGATCTGCTTCCACCACCACTTCTCAG TGGTGGAGCGGATCGACTCGTGCTCATCGATGTACAGCCGCTCTATCCAGGGGCATCACGTGTGTCTTCTAGTGAAAACG GGGGACAAGAGTGTGTCCATTGATGCAAAATGTGACGAGTCGACCCTCCTCAGTAACGTGCTGGATGAAATCAAGCTGACATTTGCTGGGACATGCTGA
- the LOC117401416 gene encoding AP-3 complex subunit delta-1 isoform X1 has product MALKMVKGSIDRMFDKNLQDLVRGIRNHKEDEAKFISACIDEIKHELKQDNIAVKANAVCKLTYLQMLGYDVSWAAFNIIEVMSSSKFTFKRIGYLAASQCFHEGTDVIMLTTNQIRKDLSSPNQYDTGVALTGLSCFVTPDLARDLANDIMTLMSHTKPYIRKKAVLIMYKVFLKYPESLRPAFPRLKEKLEDPDPGVQSAAVNVICELARRNPKNYLSLAPLFFKLMTSSTNNWVLIKIIKLFGALTPLEPRLGKKLIEPLTNLIHSTSAMSLLYECVNTVIAVLISLSSGMPNHSASIQLCVQKLRILIEDSDQNLKYLGLLAMSKILKTHPKSVQSHKDLILQCLDDKDESIRLRALDLLYGMVSKKNLMEIVKKLMIHVDKAEGTTYRDELLTKIIDICSQSNYQYITNFEWYISILVELTRLEGTRHGHLIASQMLDVAIRVKAIRSFAVSQMAMLLDNAHLLAGNTQRNGICEVLYAAAWICGEFSEHLEEPMQTLEAMLRPKVTTLPGHIQAVYVQNAVKLFATVLARQEGAGDRQAAQETTELLIEKLPQFVQSSDLEVQERASCILQLIKYIQKLQAKEVSVSEEVSALFSGELNPVAPKAQKKVPIPDGLDLDSWINKPLREIESEDEKPRAIFHEEEPQHSRPRLPEIDEKELAKRREVRKQEQASNPFYIKSSPSPQKCYQETANVDHIPVVQIDLTVPLKVPGMPMSDQYVKLEEDRRQKQKQDKKKDKKKKKEKEKKRGKGRRLDSAHTESEEDIAPAQSVDIMTEEMPENALPSDEDDKDPNDPYRALDIDLDKPLVDSDKLPVRTHRPTEMLKSPDPVAGVEEQGEKKSSKKIKKDKEKKDKERKKSKEEKKRKKHRKSASGKEVEEEGQVEKLAPPAAESESTAPPAAPPTEDSDLDFWLSSAPVPSQSQPELVDPAPSSEPEEPKDEEEREVSKSSKHKKKKHRKEKEEKSKKKKKHQDEGAAESVQNGTLEEEEEPLPPMSNYSLLAENSDIKMLIKEQGPVPGKVCDIQGNLQDGSQVVVSVIFENKGSSFLKSMEFNVMDSLNTKLVRPEGASVHDGIAVPFQLPPGVSNEARFVFTVQSIIMPQKLKGTLTFIVKTEDGSSHEKLDFKLLFTCTSYLITTPCYSDAFAKLLESGELKMNSLKLEGITMPFHHLLAKICFHHHFSVVERIDSCSSMYSRSIQGHHVCLLVKTGDKSVSIDAKCDESTLLSNVLDEIKLTFAGTC; this is encoded by the exons ATGGCTCTGAAAATGGTAAAAGGCAGCATCGACCGCATGTTTGACAAAAACCTCCAGGATCTGGTACGTGGCATCAGGAATCACAAGGAGGACGAG GCCAAGTTCATCTCAGCATGCATCGACGAGATCAAGCACGAGCTGAAGCAGGACAACATCGCGGTGAAGGCCAATGCTGTGTGCAAGCTGACCTAC TTGCAGATGCTGGGGTACGATGTCAGCTGGGCGGCTTTCAACATCATCGAAGTGATGAGCTCCTCCAAGTTCACCTTCAAG cggATAGGTTACCTGGCTGCCTCTCAGTGCTTCCACGAGGGGACTGATGTCATCATGCTGACAACCAATCAGATTCGCAAG GACCTCAGCAGCCCCAATCAGTACGACACGGGCGTGGCGCTGACTGGGCTCTCCTGCTTCGTGACCCCGGACCTTGCCAGGGACCTGGCCAATGACATAATGACGCTG ATGTCACACACAAAGCCCTACATCCGCAAGAAGGCAGTGCTGATCATGTACAAGGTGTTCCTGAAGTATCCCGAGTCTCTGCGCCCCGCTTTCCCCCGGCTCAAAGAGAAACTGGAGGACCCCGACCCAG GGGTACAGTCAGCTGCTGTGAACGTTATCTGTGAGCTCGCCAGACGCAACCCCAAAAACTACCTGTCCCTCGCCCCACTCTTCTTCAAACTGATGACCTCCTCCACCAACAACTGGGTCCTTATCAAGATCATCAAGCTG tttGGAGCCCTCACTCCACTTGAACCCAGACTGGGAAAGAAACTAATTGAGCCTCTAACAAACCTCATACACAG CACCTCAGCCATGTCCCTCCTGTATGAGTGTGTGAACACGGTCATTGCAG TTTTAATATCCCTGTCTTCCGGAATGCCCAATCACAGCGCCAGCATCCAG CTGTGTGTCCAGAAACTGAGAATCCTGATTGAAGACTCTGATCAGAACC TGAAGTACCTCGGGCTCCTGGCCATGTCGAAGATCCTGAAGACTCACCCCAAGTCTGTGCAGTCCCACAAGGACCTCATTCTGCAGTGTCTCGATGACAAGGACGAGTCCATCCGGCTACGAGCCCTCGACCTACTCTACGGCATG GTGTCCAAGAAGAACCTGATGGAGATAGTGAAGAAGCTGATGATCCACGTGGACAAGGCAGAGGGGACGACCTACCGAGATGAGCTGCTCACCAAGATCATCGACATCTGCAGCCAGTCCAACTACCAGTACATCACCAACTTCGAGTG gtataTCAGTATCCTGGTGGAGCTCACTCGTTTGGAGGGGACTCGGCACGGTCACCTCATTGCCTCTCAGATGCTGGACGTTGCGATCCGAGTGAAGGCTATCCGCTCCTTCGCAGTGTCCCAGATGGCCATGCTGCTGGACAACGCACACCTGCTGGCCGGGAACACGCAGCGCAACGGGATCTGTGAGGTCCTGTACGCGGCGGCCTGGATCTGCGGGGAGTTCTCAGA aCACCTGGAGGAGCCCATGCAGACCCTGGAGGCCATGCTGCGGCCCAAGGTGACCACCCTGCCGGGGCACATCCAGGCTGTGTACGTGCAGAACGCCGTCAAGCTGTTCGCCACTGTGCTGGCTCGCCAGGAGGGGGCAGGAGATAGGCAGGCCGCGCAGGAGACCACAGAGCTGCTCATTGAGAAACTGCCACAGTTCGTACAGAGCTCAGACCTGGAGGTGCAGGAGAGG GCATCCTGCATCCTGCAGCTCATCAAGTACATCCAGAAGCTGCAGGCGAAGGAGGTGAGCGTGTCCGAGGAGGTGAGCGCGCTCTTCTCTGGGGAGCTCAACCCCGTGGCCCCCAAAGCGCAGAAGAAGGTGCCCATCCCAGACGG GCTGGATCTGGACTCGTGGATCAATAAGCCCCTCCGTGAGATCGAATCCGAGGACGAGAAACCCAGAGCCATCTTCCACGAGGAGGAGCCACAGCACAGCCGACCCAGACTGCCTGAGATAGACGAGAAGGAGCTGGCCAAG CGCCGTGAAGTCCGGAAGCAGGAGCAGGCCAGCAACCCGTTCTACATCAAGAGCTCCCCGTCCCCGCAGAAG TGCTATCAGGAGACGGCCAATGTTGATCACATCCCTGTTGTGCAGATTGACCTCACGGTGCCCTTGAAAGTGCCAG GCATGCCCATGTCAGACCAGTACGTGAAGCTGGAGGAGGATAGACGGCAGAAGCAGAAACAGGACAAGAAGAaagacaagaagaagaagaaagagaaagagaagaagcGAGGGAAGGGGCGGCGCCTGGACTCTGCGCACACAGAGAGCGAGGAGGACATCGCGCCGGCACAGAGTGTGGACATCATGACGGAGGAGATGCCTGAG AACGCACTGCCGAGCGACGAGGACGATAAAGACCCCAACGACCCCTACAGGGCCCTGGATATCGATCTGGACAA GCCCCTGGTGGACAGTGACAAGCTCCCAGTGCGGACCCACAGGCCTACGGAGATGCTGAAATCCCCCGACCCCGTGGCGGGAGTGGAGGAGCAGGGCGAGAAGAAGAGCAGCAAGAAAATCAAGAAGGACAAGGAGAAGAAGGACAAGGAGAGGAAG AAAAGCAAAGAGGAGAAGAAGAGAAAGAAGCACAGGAAGTCTGCTTCGGGGAAGGAAGTGGAAGAGGAGGGACAAGTTGAAAAGCTCGCCCCTCCAGCAGCGGAAAGCGAGAGCACAGCCCCGCCCGCAGCCCCACCCACGGAG GACTCTGATTTGGATTTCTGGCTTTCCAGCGCTCCAGTGCCCTCTCAGTCCCAG CCCGAGCTAGTAGATCCTGCCCCCTCGTCCGAGCCAGAGGAGCCCAAAGacgaggaggagagggaggtgagC AAATCTTCGAAACACAAGAAGAAGAAACAcaggaaggagaaggaggagaaatcgaagaagaagaagaagcaccAGGATGAGGGCGCGGCCGAGTCTGTGCAGAACGGGAcgctggaggaagaggaggagcccctgccg ccTATGTCCAACTACAGCCTTCTTGCTGAGAACTCGGACATTAAAATG ttGATAAAGGAACAAGGACCGGTACCTGGAAAG gtgtgtgatATCCAGGGGAACCTGCAGGACGGCAGTCAGGTGGTGGTGTCGGTCATCTTCGAGAACAAGGGCAGCAGCTTCCTCAAGTCCATGGAGTTCAACGTGATGGACTCTCTCAACACCAAGCTGGTGCGGCCCGAAGGAGCCAGTGTGCATGACGGCATTGCTGTGCCCTTCCAACTGCCCCCGG GCGTCTCGAACGAGGCCCGGTTTGTGTTCACCGTCCAGAGCATCATCATGCCTCAGAAACTGAAAGGAACCCTGACCTTCATCGTGAAG acagAAGACGGATCATCTCATGAAAAACTTGATTtcaaactgctgttcacatgcaCGTCGTACCTGATCACAACGCCCTGTTACAG cgATGCTTTTGCTAAGTTGTTGGAGTCTGGTGAGCTGAAGATGAACTCTTTGAAACTGGAAGGAATAACCATGCCCTTCCACCACCTGCTTGCAAAGATCTGCTTCCACCACCACTTCTCAG TGGTGGAGCGGATCGACTCGTGCTCATCGATGTACAGCCGCTCTATCCAGGGGCATCACGTGTGTCTTCTAGTGAAAACG GGGGACAAGAGTGTGTCCATTGATGCAAAATGTGACGAGTCGACCCTCCTCAGTAACGTGCTGGATGAAATCAAGCTGACATTTGCTGGGACATGCTGA